The nucleotide window AGGGCGCTGGCCCTGACAACATCGGCATCGTTGGCACGGCCCACGGCCTTGGTGCCGCCGTGACTGATGCGCACGGAGACGCCTGCCAGGGCGTCGGAGCCTTCGGTAACGGCGTTGACCGAATAATATTCGAGTTTCGGCGATGTGCCCACCAATGAGTAAATGGACTGGAACACCGCGTCAATGGAACCTTCACCGAATTTGCTGGTTTTTCGGGTCTCGGCCTCGCCCTCGGCACCAAATTCCATGATCGTGGCCGCGTGCGGGGGCACGTCGCCGGCCCCGGAGAACACGGACATGTCCACCAGGCGGAACTTGTCCCTGCGCCGGTACACGGACTCCAGGATCAGGGCCTCCACGTCTTCGTCGTAAATCTGTTCCTTCCTGTCGGCCAAATCCTTGACCGCCTTGAACAGCACCTGGACCTGTTCTCCATCGAGGGTGTATCCCAGTTCCTCGGCCTTGTTCTTGACCGCATGGGATCCGGAGTGCTTGCCGATGACGATGTCGTTGGAGGTCCGCCCGATGGATTCGGGGGTCATGATCTCGTAGGTCAACCGGTTCTTGAGTACGCCGTCCTGATGGACGCCCGATTCGTGGGCAAATGCATTGGCGCCCACAATGGCCTTGTTGGGCGGGATGGGCATGCCGATGATCTGGGAGAGGCGTCGGCAGGAGGGATAAATCTGCTCGGTGTTGATGCCCGTCTCCACGTCGTACAGTTCCTTGCGGGTGTTGATGGCCATGACTAGGTCTTCCAGGGCCGCGTTGCCCGCGCGCTCGCCGATGCCGAGCACGGTGCACTCCACCTGGCGCGCCCCCGCCCTGACGGCTGCCAGGGAGTTGGCCACGGCGGAACCGAGATCGTTATGGCAGTGAACTGAAAGGATCGCCTTGTCCACGTTCTTGACGTTGTCCTTCAGGTATTTGATCAGATCGTAGTATTCGAAGGGCTGGGTGTACCCCACGGTATCGGGGATGTTGACCACTGTGGCCCCGGCCTCGATGGCCACTTCGGTGACCCGGACCAGGAAGTCCCAGTCGGACCGGGAGGCGTCCTCGGCGGAGAACTCCACGTTGTCCGTATACTGCCGGGCGTGCCGCACGGCCTTGTCGATCATGACGATGACCTCTTCGGCGGTTTTGCCCAGCTTGTGCTGCATGTGGATTTCACTGGTGGCCAGGAACGTATGGATGCGCGGGTTCTTCGCGTCCTTGACGGCCTCCCAGCAGCGGTCGATGTCTCCGACCACCGCCCGGCACAGCCCGGCCACCTGGACCTTGTCCACGGCCCTGGCAATGGCCTGCACGGCCTCGAAATCGCCCTGGCTGGCGATGGGAAAACCTGCCTCGATGACGTCCACGCCCAGGGTTTCCAGCTGTTTGGCCATGCGGATTTTCTCGTCCAGGTTCATGGTCGCGCCGGGAGACTGTTCGCCGTCACGCAAGGTGGTGTCAAATACGTAAACTCGATCTGCCATGATGATCCTCCGGATTCTTCCCCTTTCGGGGCTCTATTACAAAATGATTAGCAAAAGTATATACAACCGCCAAACGCACCAGACACGTGCTGCGCGGCGATCAAGGTCGGTACGATATACCGGTTATGGGGAGAGGGGGGTGAGCTAGCCTAGCTCTTCCTCGGAATTATCCCGGTATAGTCGCTTGTTGCTGCGGGATAGTAGGACGAGGGTGTAGACCGGGCCGGAAATGAGGTAGCCCAGGAAAATGATGAAGCCCAGCACCTTGGGCTTGGACGCGACCAGGGAGAAAATAAGGATCGCGGTCACCATCCAGCTGAAGGGATGGGCCTTGAAGGCGCTGATTTCCTTGAAGGAATAAAAACGAACGGTGCTGACCATAAAAAACGACAGCACATAGACGAGCACCAGCGTACCCACGGAGATCACCGAGTGCATGTACTCCTGGGGCACGAAATCGGTGAACAGGACCAGGGTGGCCAGGGTACAGGCCGCCGCAGGAATGGGCAGGCCCACAAAATGGCGTTTGGAGCCGGTGGCCGCCTGGACGTTGAACCGGGCCAGGCGCAACGCGCCGCAGGCCATGAACAGGAACGCGGCCATCAGGCCGAGCCGACCGAAATCGTTGAGGAGCCAGAGATAGGACATGACCGCCGGGACCACGCCGAAAGCCACCAGATCCGCCAGGGAGTCGAGCTGAACGCCGAATTCGCTGGTGGTTCTGGTAATGCGGGCAACCTTGCCGTCCAGGCCGTCGAACACGCAGCTTCCCAGGATGCACAGGGCGCAGGAGGCATAGTCTCCCTTGATGGCCCAGGTCAGTCCGAGAAAACCGAGAAACAGGCTGGCCGTGGTCAGCAGGTTCGGCAAGAGGTAGACGCTCTTGTGGCGCGGCAATTTCCTATCTTCCATAACGGTTCGAAAACCTTCCCTCAAATTATCCCTGGCGCTTGGTGGCCAGAGGCGTTTCGCCCGCGACGACCTTCTGGCCGACGCTGACAGTTGGTACATAGCCATCCGGCATGTAAAGGTCAACTCTCGATCCGAACTTAATCATGCCGAACCGCTCACCGCGCTTGAGCTTGTCGCCGGGCTCGGCCCAGGAAACGATGCGGCGGGCGATGAGCCCCGCGATCTGGACAACGGTGAAACGCTGGTTTCCCTTGCCGGTAACAACCATGACGGAACGCTCGTTGTCCGTGCTCGCCTTGTCGAAGGAGGCGTTGACGAACTTGCCGGGAATGTAGCGGATCAGCTCGACCTTTCCCGAAACCGGCATGCGGTTCACGTGCACGTTGAAGACGTTCATGAAGATGGCGATGACCTGGCGCATCTCGCCGGACACGGGGTCTGCCTCTCGGGAAACCTTGATGACCTTGCCGTCGGCGGGCGAGGAAACCGCTTCGGCGTCCTCGGGACCGACCCGCTCGGGATCACGGAAGAAGTGGCCGATGAACGCGGTCAGGCCCAGGCCGACCAGGGCCAAGAACCACCAGCCCATGACGGCGAAAATGAGAGTGGTGAACGCTGCGATGATGATATAGGGCAGCCCTTCCAGGGCCACGCCGACTGACGGCTTCAACATGGCTATCCATGCTCCTTTTCTTGTTTTTCCGGGTTTTTAACCCTCACGGTTCCAAACTGCAAGTTTGTTTTACAATATATTGGACCGGGCGTATACCCTGCCCATGACGTGGTTCCTGTTCTCCCTGGGCGCGGCCCTGATGATGGCCTCCACTTCGGCCTGGATGAAACGGTTCTTTTCCGATGTTTCACCCTGGGAGATGGGCGTCATCCCCTTTTTCTACTGCGTACCCCTGTGCGGGATCGCCCTGCTCTTCATCGACATCCCGGAGATCGGACCGGGATTCTTCCCGGCCATGTCGTGGCTGTTGCCGGTGAACCTCATCGCCATTATCCTGCATTTCCGGGCCATCCACATCTCACCGCTGTCCCTGACCATTCCCTTCCTGAGCTTCACGCCGGTCTTCGTCATCTTCACCGGCAACTTCGTGCTGGGCGAAAGCCTTGCGCCCCTGGGCATCGTCGGCGTGCTGCTGGTCGTCGTGGGCGGTTACGTCATCAACCTGGACGCCACCCGGCACGGGTTCCTCGGCCCGATCAAGGCCATCTGGCGCGAACCCGGTTCGGTCATGATGCTGGCGGTGGCCGCCCTGTACAGCCTCTGCTCGGTGGGCGGCAAGCTCCTGATCCTCAACTCCTCGCCCCTGTTCGCGGCCATGTTCCTCTACGCACTGTATGGAATCTGCCTGACCGCCGTCCTGGTGGGCGTGGGCAAGGCCAGGCTCTCCACCATCGTCCGCCGCCCGCTGCTGGGGATGGGGGCAGGGATCATCATATTCCTGGAAGTCATCTGCCACAACCTGGCCATCTCCCTGGTCGCCGCCGCGTACATGGTGACCATCAAGCGCATGGCGGGTATCTTCTCGGTAATATACGGCAAGCTGCTGTTCGATGAAAAAGGCCTCCGCTACCGCCTGCTCGGCACGTCCGTCATGACCGCCGGGGCAGCGGTCATCGCCCTGTACGGATAAAAAAAGCCCGGACGAGCCGGGCCGGAATCAGCACAATCAGACAACTTGTCAGGTCAGGAATTTATAGAATTCCCTGCCCAGCTTGTGCATGGGCAACACCTGGCCTTCCAGGATGAGCCCCTGGGGCACGAAGCTCTCTTCAAGATACTCCGCCGGGGGCTGGAAGCAGTTCTCGCGGGCCAGGATGACGGACGCGTTGGCCGCGGCGCTGTGAGCCACCAGCCCGGCCGGGAAAAAGGCCGCGCTGTCGAGCCCCTCGCTCACGGACCGGAAGAACGCCCGGTATTTTCCGAAACAGTTGGCCATGGTCAGGGACTGCTGGATGCCGGCCACGACCTCGTTGGCCACGAAATTGACCGTGCGCCCCCGGACCACCCCGTACGCCCCTTCGCGGGACGGATCGGCCAGCATGACGCTGCCCGCGCCCAATGTGTGGACAAGGTCGTGAGTCCGCTCGCCCGACACAGGGTCCGTCTGATAGCCCAGTGTCTGGATGTCCGAGAACCCGTTGCGGCGCGCCTGAATCTGCAGGGCCAGAAGCATGATTCCGGTTCCCGCCCCGATGTCCACGCCGACATATGGTCCGCCGCCATAGACGGGCGCATCGGATTGACCGATCACCGCCCGCATGACGTGGGCCGCCCTGGGCGCGTCCGCGAGAACGCGGAGCACCGGCGACCACATGCGCAGCCGATTCATGATCTCGATGTCGTCGGACGGCTCATTCATGGACTGGTGGCGGGCGAACCGTTCGAACAGCTGGGTTATCTCGCCGAAGGGAACGGGCTCGTCGAAAGCGTCGTCGTGGACATAGGAAAAGAAATACTTCACGGCCACGTTGAGCAGGTCGGCGTCGGAGACATCCTGCGTCGGGTCGCACAATCGTTCCACGTCGGATGCGAGGCTTCCGGGGGCATAAAAATCCGGCGCTATGGACGTTTGCGGGGAATCGAACAAGGCCGTGAAATTCCTGGCCTGCATGCCGACCGAAGCCAGCGGCGACACGGTCAATCCGGCCAGCCCGTCCTGCTCCTCATTCCTGTGTGTGTGGTCAGTCTTGTTCATATTATTATGGCGGCGCGTTGATTCGGGAAAATGTTGCCGTCCCGAAGCCGGTTGCACGGACCATACCGCAGGAGCGCATGCCAAGGGAGGAAAATGAAATTTCTTTGCGGGAAGACAAGGAAAAGGCCGGCCCGTATCGGGGCCGGCCTTGATGTTCGTGGAGCGGGAAACGGGATTTGAACCCGCGACTTCAACCTTGGCAAGGTTGCACTCTACCACTGAGTTATTCCCGCAACGGGGGGGCGACGAACTCCGAGAAAAAAGCCGGCCCATTCGGGCCGGCCTTGATCTCTTGGAGCGGGAAACGGGATTTGAACCCGCGACTTCAACCTTGGCAAGGTTGCACTCTACCACTGAGTTATTCCCGCGCAGTGGAGGCGACATCCGGATTTGAACCGGAGAATGGAGGTTTTGCAGACCTCTGCCTTACCACTTGGCTATGTCGCCATAA belongs to Pseudodesulfovibrio portus and includes:
- a CDS encoding 2-isopropylmalate synthase; the encoded protein is MADRVYVFDTTLRDGEQSPGATMNLDEKIRMAKQLETLGVDVIEAGFPIASQGDFEAVQAIARAVDKVQVAGLCRAVVGDIDRCWEAVKDAKNPRIHTFLATSEIHMQHKLGKTAEEVIVMIDKAVRHARQYTDNVEFSAEDASRSDWDFLVRVTEVAIEAGATVVNIPDTVGYTQPFEYYDLIKYLKDNVKNVDKAILSVHCHNDLGSAVANSLAAVRAGARQVECTVLGIGERAGNAALEDLVMAINTRKELYDVETGINTEQIYPSCRRLSQIIGMPIPPNKAIVGANAFAHESGVHQDGVLKNRLTYEIMTPESIGRTSNDIVIGKHSGSHAVKNKAEELGYTLDGEQVQVLFKAVKDLADRKEQIYDEDVEALILESVYRRRDKFRLVDMSVFSGAGDVPPHAATIMEFGAEGEAETRKTSKFGEGSIDAVFQSIYSLVGTSPKLEYYSVNAVTEGSDALAGVSVRISHGGTKAVGRANDADVVRASALAMVNALNRLEKAKEEK
- the pssA gene encoding CDP-diacylglycerol--serine O-phosphatidyltransferase, producing MEDRKLPRHKSVYLLPNLLTTASLFLGFLGLTWAIKGDYASCALCILGSCVFDGLDGKVARITRTTSEFGVQLDSLADLVAFGVVPAVMSYLWLLNDFGRLGLMAAFLFMACGALRLARFNVQAATGSKRHFVGLPIPAAACTLATLVLFTDFVPQEYMHSVISVGTLVLVYVLSFFMVSTVRFYSFKEISAFKAHPFSWMVTAILIFSLVASKPKVLGFIIFLGYLISGPVYTLVLLSRSNKRLYRDNSEEELG
- a CDS encoding phosphatidylserine decarboxylase family protein, which codes for MLKPSVGVALEGLPYIIIAAFTTLIFAVMGWWFLALVGLGLTAFIGHFFRDPERVGPEDAEAVSSPADGKVIKVSREADPVSGEMRQVIAIFMNVFNVHVNRMPVSGKVELIRYIPGKFVNASFDKASTDNERSVMVVTGKGNQRFTVVQIAGLIARRIVSWAEPGDKLKRGERFGMIKFGSRVDLYMPDGYVPTVSVGQKVVAGETPLATKRQG
- a CDS encoding DMT family transporter, producing MTWFLFSLGAALMMASTSAWMKRFFSDVSPWEMGVIPFFYCVPLCGIALLFIDIPEIGPGFFPAMSWLLPVNLIAIILHFRAIHISPLSLTIPFLSFTPVFVIFTGNFVLGESLAPLGIVGVLLVVVGGYVINLDATRHGFLGPIKAIWREPGSVMMLAVAALYSLCSVGGKLLILNSSPLFAAMFLYALYGICLTAVLVGVGKARLSTIVRRPLLGMGAGIIIFLEVICHNLAISLVAAAYMVTIKRMAGIFSVIYGKLLFDEKGLRYRLLGTSVMTAGAAVIALYG